From Myxococcales bacterium, a single genomic window includes:
- a CDS encoding sigma-54-dependent Fis family transcriptional regulator — MPVDTPLKATTLVVDDSEDSRELARRHLSAHGHTVRIAASVEEAVELLALGRFDLVVTDMRMPNASGLELVRYVHENFAATAVMVITGFPDVDNAVSAVKFGADEYLGKPYTELELIQAAQRALRGLTRRVLGLDDAVQANVAKHGMIGISRPIRQVFAQISRVAASNAGVLLTGESGVGKELVARAIHVESSRRQAPLVPVNCGAIPQELFESELFGHARGAFTGANTDHPGFFQASDGGTLFLDEVSELGPKLQVKLLRVLQDRQVYMLGATRPRKVDVRIIAATSRDLAAMISEGTFREDLFYRLSVVTIDVPPLRERGDDLILLARHFLARFADEQDRPPPELSEPAICAMEAHSWPGNVRELENLMHHLVVMADRGRIDVVDLPPHMRHLAPASERTPRALEQVEREHIQKVLDSVSGNRTQAARVLGIDRKTLREKLKPR, encoded by the coding sequence ATGCCGGTGGACACCCCGCTTAAAGCAACGACGCTCGTCGTTGACGACAGCGAAGACTCTCGCGAGCTTGCCCGTCGCCATTTGAGTGCGCACGGGCACACGGTGCGAATCGCCGCGAGTGTCGAAGAAGCGGTCGAGCTGCTGGCCCTTGGACGCTTCGATCTGGTCGTCACGGACATGCGCATGCCCAACGCCAGCGGGCTCGAGCTCGTCCGCTACGTACACGAAAATTTCGCGGCCACCGCGGTCATGGTCATCACGGGCTTTCCCGACGTGGACAACGCAGTATCCGCAGTGAAGTTCGGGGCCGATGAGTACCTGGGCAAGCCGTACACGGAGCTGGAGCTGATCCAGGCGGCACAGCGCGCGCTGCGCGGCCTGACTCGCCGCGTGCTCGGCCTGGACGACGCGGTGCAAGCGAACGTGGCGAAGCACGGAATGATTGGCATCTCGCGGCCCATCCGCCAGGTGTTTGCCCAGATCAGCAGGGTCGCTGCCAGCAACGCGGGAGTGCTGCTGACCGGCGAGAGTGGAGTAGGCAAGGAGCTGGTCGCGCGGGCCATTCACGTCGAGAGTTCGCGGCGACAGGCGCCGCTGGTTCCGGTCAATTGTGGCGCCATTCCCCAAGAGCTCTTCGAGAGCGAGTTGTTCGGCCACGCGAGAGGGGCGTTCACGGGCGCAAACACCGACCACCCCGGGTTTTTTCAAGCAAGCGACGGTGGCACGTTGTTCTTGGACGAAGTCAGCGAGCTCGGACCGAAGCTCCAAGTGAAGCTCTTACGAGTGCTGCAAGACCGTCAGGTCTACATGCTCGGCGCAACACGCCCCCGCAAGGTGGACGTGCGAATCATTGCGGCCACGAGTCGTGATTTGGCCGCCATGATCAGCGAGGGCACCTTCCGAGAAGACCTGTTCTATCGATTGAGCGTCGTGACGATTGACGTCCCGCCGTTGCGCGAACGAGGCGACGATTTGATCTTACTCGCGCGCCACTTCCTTGCACGCTTCGCCGACGAGCAGGACCGACCCCCACCCGAACTGTCCGAACCAGCGATCTGCGCGATGGAGGCCCACTCTTGGCCCGGCAACGTGCGCGAGTTGGAGAACCTCATGCATCACCTGGTGGTGATGGCCGATCGAGGCCGCATCGATGTTGTGGATCTTCCACCGCACATGCGCCACCTGGCACCGGCCAGTGAGAGGACCCCTCGCGCCCTCGAGCAGGTCGAACGCGAGCACATCCAGAAGGTGCTCGACAGCGTCAGCGGTAATCGCACCCAAGCGGCACGTGTGCTGGGCATCGACCGCAAGACTCTGCGCGAAAAACTGAAGCCGCGATGA